From the genome of Amylibacter sp. IMCC11727:
TCACGGCCGGGGGCGAATGCCTCAACCATCACGATCTCTGGCATGTCGTCATCTAACTTCGCGGGGCCGTTGGCGTTTTCATCCACCAGATACACCCCAACGGAGGACCCTTCATTGAACGGCTTAATCACATAAGGCGGCTGCATCGGGTGTGCTGCCATTGCATCGGCTTTGGACACCAACATGCTGTCCATCATCGGCAAACCTGCCATGCGCAACACGTCTTTGGATTTCTCTTTGTCCATGGCCAGCGCAGAGGAAAACACGCCAGAATGCGTGTAAGGAATCTGCAACCATTCAAGCAAACCTTGAACGCAGCCATCTTCGCCCCAACGACCGTGCAAAGAATTGTAAACCACATCGGGATTGGACGCGCGCAAATCAGCCACCAGATCAGGACCCGCGTCCACCTCTGTGACCTCATACCCTTCTGCGCGCAATGCTTTACAAACTTCCGCAGCTGACGCCAGAGACACCTCTCGCTCAGCCGACGGGCCGCCTTTTAACACTGTTACGCGATGGAATGCCCTGCTCGACATTGCTCCGCCTCGTCTGTTACCCTCGGCCCTTATGGGCTCTGCGGGCGTTTATTAGATCGTCTTACGCGATCCATACCGCTTACGTCTGCGCGCCAGCTTTGCCAACCCGCATAATTTCCCACTCTAGGGATATTCCGCTGTTTTCCAAAACCTTTTTTCGCACCAACTCGCCTAAATTTTCTAAATCTGCGGCAGATGCGCCACCCTTGTTGATCAAAAAGTTGGAATGCATCTCGCTCATTTGCGCCCCGCCGATGGATGCGCCGCGCATTCCCGCATCGTCGATGACCTTCCATGCCTTCAGATCATGCACGTCATCCGCTTGCCCTGTGGATGAATACCCTGCAGGGTTGCGAAATGTTGATCCACAAGACCGCTCTTTCGTCGGCTGCGTCGCCTCCCGCTTGGCCAGTGCATCTTCCATCTTCGCTTCAATCTCTGCTGGATCACCCGCCGTGCCCTGCAAAACCACAGAGGTAAGGATCACGCCCTCTGGCAAAGTGGTGGAACGGTACGCAAACCCCATATCTTCTTTGCTTAGCGTAATAACCTCGCCCTGCCGCGTTACAGCCTCTGCCTCGACGAACACATCCGCCGTATACACTCCGTAACAGCCCGCGTTCATCTTCGCTGCGCCACCTATGGCCCCAGGAATAGTCCGCAGAAACGCCAAATCCGTGCCCGCCTGCGCCGCCTTACGCGCCACATGCGCATCGAGCGCACCAACACCAGCCCGCACGCGATTGCCCTCAAGCTGTTCAATGCTATTGAAACCTCGGCCAAAGCGGATCACCACACCATCCAGCCCCCCATCACGGATAATCAGGTTCGAACACACGCCGATGGGAAACACAGGAACGCTCGGATCAAGACCGCGCAAAAACCCCTGCAAATCCTCCATATCCGCAGGCGTAAACAACACCTGCGCTGGGCCACCCACACGCAGCCAACTCAGCCCCGACATATCGTGATCAAACGACAACGTGCCGCGCACGTCTGGTAAGTTTAGGTCAGTCATCTTTCGGCTCACTCTGAAAATTCGTCTTTTCAAACGGGTCTTTGGGGATCGGCACACCAATCTTTCGCAACCCCATACGCCCGATGTAATAAAACGGCCAGCGCATTATGGACCCAACACCCAGCACAAACATAATGGCAAGAAACGGGTTCCCTGCAATCCACAGATACGGGATTAAGGGGAACAGCAGGATCAACAACAACAGCGCAAAAGGCGGATGATACGGACGGGGCAAAAACGCAACGATGCTGCCTATGACAATCCAAATCGCCGCAAACACCACCGCCGAAAAAAGCCCGATTTCAAACACCCTGCCAGTCCCTATTTGTAAAAATCAAATTTAGGCCCTTCAAACGGGTCACCATTCATCTTGGCCCGTATGAACCGCCCAAGATAGACAATCGGCCAGCGCAACAGCGATGCCACCCCGCCCAGAAACATCACACACAAAAACGGATTGCCCGCAATCCACAGATACGGCACCAGCGGGATCAACAGCAGCATCAGTAAAAACGCACCTGGCGGAATAAACTGTTTGGGCGACAGCGCAATCACGGTCCCCTTCCCGATCCACGCCGCCGCAAAAATAACGGCTGTTGTCAGCCCGACCTCCATCAAGGGCCGCCCAGTGTGATACGCAAATGCTTTGACGGCGAGCATTGGACGAATTCGCGTTCAACATGACCTAACATGTCACGTTGCCCTGAAAATTCCACACGCGCACGCGCCTCTTCAAAAGACAACCACTCAAACGCGGTATGTTCGGCATTCAGCACCACCTGCGCGCCAGCCCCAACAAACCCCACGAAAACAGGCAAAATGCTGATGCAATCGCGGTCGGCTTCATAAAACTGCTCGCAGAAATCGGCACTGTAAAACCGTTCTGGCACCAACCCCGTTTCCTCTTTGATTTCACGCAAAGCCGCATGCCATGCGGTTTCACCCGCTTCGATCTTACCCGCCACTTGGCACCAAGCGCCCACCAGCGTATCGGCGCGGCGCATCAACAGAACCTGAGGTGTTTCACCTTCATGCCGTATCAAAACCGCAGAAACAGCAAAGGATCTGATGGGCAATTCGGGCATTTAGCCCAATGCTTTCGGCAAATTGTTGGCCCAGGCACTAATTGTACCCGCCCCCAAGCAGACCAACAGGTCCCCTGGGCCACAATGCTCGCGCACGAATTGCTGCAACGCGGCCTCGTCTGCCACTGCTACAGCCTGCCTATGGCCATGGGCTGTTAAACCCGCCACCAAACTGTCCCGATCTGCGCCTTCAATCGGGTTTTCACCCGCAGCATAGATATCGGTAATTCCCACAATATCCGCGTCGTTGAAACACGAACAAAACTCTTCGAACAAATCGCTCAGCCGTGAATAACGGTGTGGTTGATGCACCGCGATCACGCGCCCTTTGGTGGCCTGCTTGGCCGCAGACAACACCGCCGTAATTTCCACAGGGTGGTGCGCGTAATCATCAATGATCGTTACGCCCTCAACCTCACCCACACGGGTAAAGCGGCGGTTGACGCCACCGAAATTCTTCAGCGCATCGCGGATTTCATCCACTTTCATGCCCAAATGCCGTGCCACCGCAATGGATGCCAGCGCATTCGATACATTGTGATCACCCGGCATTGGCAGAACCATATCGGGCATTTCAACACCCTCGCCCTGCAAGAACACATCGAAATACGCCTGCCCGTTTTCATAGCGTAAATTGTCCGCCCGCACATCCGCCTGACGGTTAAAGCCATAGGTCACAACACGCCGATCCCCCACACGCCCAACCAGCGCCTGCACCTCTGGATGATCCGTGTTGCAGATCGCCACGCCATAAAACGGAATGTTCGAAACAAACGTGTGAAACGCCTCGCGCAGCACATCAAATGTGCCGTAATGTTCCATATGTTCTGGATCAATATTGGTCACAACGGCAATGGTCGCGGGCAACCGATTGAACGTACCGTCGCTCTCGTCCGCTTCTACAACCATCCATTCGCCATCGCCCATCCGCGCGTTTGATCCATAGGCATGAATGATCCCGCCGTTGATCACCGTGGGGTCAATTCCCCCCGCATCCAACAACGTGGCCACCATCGTGGTCGTCGTGGTTTTGCCATGCGTCCCCGCAATCGCCACGTTCGATTTCAATCGCATCAGTTCGGCCAGCATTTCCGCACGCCGCACAATCGGCAAGCCTCGCGCCCGCGCCGAGTCCAGCTCTGGATTGCCAGGTTTAATCGCAGATGAAATCACCACAACTTCGGCATCTTCCAGATTTTCAGCCATCTGCGGAAACGAAATCCGTGCGCCCATGTCGGCCAAACGATCTGTGATCTTTGATGGCTTCAAATCGGACCCTTGCACCGTATAGCCGTGATTGATCAGAACCTCGGCAATGCCAGACATCCCAATACCGCCGATACCCACAAAATGGATCGGCCCGAGCTGTGTTGGAAGTTTGGTTGCCGCGTTCATTTCTACTCTCCTGCCAGTCCTGCGACCAGATCACCCAGATCCTTTGCCGCGTCTGGTTTGCCTTGCGTCAGGGCCGCCGTCGCCATTTGCAACGCGCCTTCTTCGTCGTTCAAAACTGTTTGAATGTGCTGGGCTAAAACCTCAGCCGTCAGTTGGCTTTCAGGGATAACAATTGCCGCCCCTGCGCTGGCCAAACCTTTGGCATTTGCCGTCTGCTCATCACGGATCGCGATGCCCAGCGGGATCAAAATGCTGGGGCGGCCAATGATCGAAATATCCGCCACAGTGGATGCTCCAGATCGTGTAATCACCAACTGGCACTCCGACATACGCGCAGGCACATCGTCAAAAAACGGCTGCACATCTGCACTGATCCCAGCGGCGGAATAGGCCGCAACCGTATCCTCGTGATCCTCTGGCCGCGCTTGTTGCGCCACGCGCACCCGCGCCTTCAAGTCATCTGGCAACAAGGCCATCGCTTGAGGAATGGTCTGGGACAAAATGCGGCTGCCTTGTGAACCACCCATGGCCAGCACCGACATGGGCCAATCCCCGGGCGCGATATAACCCGCACCAGCCCGTTCCAAAATTGCACTGCGCACTGGGTTGCCAATGAACACGCCTTCAACACCTTCAGGCAGTTCGGTTGGCCATGTCCCGCAGGCCACTGTATCCACACGTTTGGCCAGCAACTGATTTACACGGCCCAGAACGCCGTTTTGTTCGTGGATCAAACGCGGTGTTTTCGACATGATCGCCGCCAACATCGCAGGCAACGCGGGGTATCCGCCAAAACCCGCAACAACCGCTGGTGGGTCTTTGCGCATACGGGTCCACGCGCTCAACGCGCCGCCGATGATACGAAACGGCACGCCAAGTTTGGCCACCAAACCGCCGCGCGCAAATGTTCCTGCGCTTACGACCTCAACCGTCACGGCCTCAGGGAACCCCCCCGTATACCGCGCACCGCGTTCATCCGTGGACAGTTTCACACGCCAGCCACGGGCCAGCATTTCCTCGGCCAGTGCTTGGGCTGGAAACATATGTCCGCCCGTACCACCTGCCGCGATTATCAGTAATTTACCTGTCATCTGACCCTAATCCTGCTCTGCTCTCTGCTCCGAAAACATCGCTGATATCGCCTTGGGGACGGGTCCGCGTAAAGGCCAATAAAAACCCTAGGCCAATTCCCGCCGCCACCAATGACGACCCGCCATAGGACACAAATGGCAACGTCATACCTTTGGCAGGCAACAGGCGCACCGCCACACCCATATTGATCAGGGCTTGCATGCCAAACAATGCCGCCAAACCCGTACCCGCAAAGCGAATAAACGGGTCCCGTTCGTGGATCAGCCGCAGGAAAGAACGTACAGTTACAATCATAAACAGCGCGATAATCACCAGAACAAGGATCAAGCCATATTCCTCGGCCGCCACCGCAATAATGAAATCCGTATGCGCATCTGGCAGGGACCATTTC
Proteins encoded in this window:
- a CDS encoding D-alanine--D-alanine ligase, translating into MSSRAFHRVTVLKGGPSAEREVSLASAAEVCKALRAEGYEVTEVDAGPDLVADLRASNPDVVYNSLHGRWGEDGCVQGLLEWLQIPYTHSGVFSSALAMDKEKSKDVLRMAGLPMMDSMLVSKADAMAAHPMQPPYVIKPFNEGSSVGVYLVDENANGPAKLDDDMPEIVMVEAFAPGREMTTAVMGDRALGVTDIITDGWYDYDAKYKAGGSRHEIPANIPTEIFDACLEYALRAHNALGCRGLTRTDFRWDESKGLDGLIILEVNTQPGFTPTSLAPEQAEHAGISFGELVTWITEDASCQR
- the murB gene encoding UDP-N-acetylmuramate dehydrogenase; translated protein: MTDLNLPDVRGTLSFDHDMSGLSWLRVGGPAQVLFTPADMEDLQGFLRGLDPSVPVFPIGVCSNLIIRDGGLDGVVIRFGRGFNSIEQLEGNRVRAGVGALDAHVARKAAQAGTDLAFLRTIPGAIGGAAKMNAGCYGVYTADVFVEAEAVTRQGEVITLSKEDMGFAYRSTTLPEGVILTSVVLQGTAGDPAEIEAKMEDALAKREATQPTKERSCGSTFRNPAGYSSTGQADDVHDLKAWKVIDDAGMRGASIGGAQMSEMHSNFLINKGGASAADLENLGELVRKKVLENSGISLEWEIMRVGKAGAQT
- a CDS encoding DUF2484 family protein, whose amino-acid sequence is MFEIGLFSAVVFAAIWIVIGSIVAFLPRPYHPPFALLLLILLFPLIPYLWIAGNPFLAIMFVLGVGSIMRWPFYYIGRMGLRKIGVPIPKDPFEKTNFQSEPKDD
- a CDS encoding DUF2484 family protein, with protein sequence MEVGLTTAVIFAAAWIGKGTVIALSPKQFIPPGAFLLMLLLIPLVPYLWIAGNPFLCVMFLGGVASLLRWPIVYLGRFIRAKMNGDPFEGPKFDFYK
- a CDS encoding NUDIX domain-containing protein translates to MPELPIRSFAVSAVLIRHEGETPQVLLMRRADTLVGAWCQVAGKIEAGETAWHAALREIKEETGLVPERFYSADFCEQFYEADRDCISILPVFVGFVGAGAQVVLNAEHTAFEWLSFEEARARVEFSGQRDMLGHVEREFVQCSPSKHLRITLGGP
- the murC gene encoding UDP-N-acetylmuramate--L-alanine ligase, whose protein sequence is MNAATKLPTQLGPIHFVGIGGIGMSGIAEVLINHGYTVQGSDLKPSKITDRLADMGARISFPQMAENLEDAEVVVISSAIKPGNPELDSARARGLPIVRRAEMLAELMRLKSNVAIAGTHGKTTTTTMVATLLDAGGIDPTVINGGIIHAYGSNARMGDGEWMVVEADESDGTFNRLPATIAVVTNIDPEHMEHYGTFDVLREAFHTFVSNIPFYGVAICNTDHPEVQALVGRVGDRRVVTYGFNRQADVRADNLRYENGQAYFDVFLQGEGVEMPDMVLPMPGDHNVSNALASIAVARHLGMKVDEIRDALKNFGGVNRRFTRVGEVEGVTIIDDYAHHPVEITAVLSAAKQATKGRVIAVHQPHRYSRLSDLFEEFCSCFNDADIVGITDIYAAGENPIEGADRDSLVAGLTAHGHRQAVAVADEAALQQFVREHCGPGDLLVCLGAGTISAWANNLPKALG
- a CDS encoding UDP-N-acetylglucosamine--N-acetylmuramyl-(pentapeptide) pyrophosphoryl-undecaprenol N-acetylglucosamine transferase, whose translation is MTGKLLIIAAGGTGGHMFPAQALAEEMLARGWRVKLSTDERGARYTGGFPEAVTVEVVSAGTFARGGLVAKLGVPFRIIGGALSAWTRMRKDPPAVVAGFGGYPALPAMLAAIMSKTPRLIHEQNGVLGRVNQLLAKRVDTVACGTWPTELPEGVEGVFIGNPVRSAILERAGAGYIAPGDWPMSVLAMGGSQGSRILSQTIPQAMALLPDDLKARVRVAQQARPEDHEDTVAAYSAAGISADVQPFFDDVPARMSECQLVITRSGASTVADISIIGRPSILIPLGIAIRDEQTANAKGLASAGAAIVIPESQLTAEVLAQHIQTVLNDEEGALQMATAALTQGKPDAAKDLGDLVAGLAGE